CTGGGCACATTTTGGAGAGCTCTGTCACGGCTGCTCTGAGCACATCACCAAGGGGCTGGTCATGGTGAGTGCTGGGAGGTCCAGGGGAGGACTTGGTGCCCTGACCCACCACTGGGATTACTAGAAAGGGGATGAGGTGGGGAGGGAGTGCAGACCTCTAGCACTTGTTGGGCTCTGTGGCTGGCAGGGGTTTTCTCTGTGGTTTGGGGAGGTTCAGGATGGTGGGGAGATGTCCCTGTGGCTGTCCCCACTCCCGTGGCATGGCTGTCCCCCCAACACCATGGCTCAGACCACCCTTTCTTTGGCCCTGGTGCACCTATGGTTGGTTCTAGCACTGTCCAAGCCTGGCACACCCTGCACTGGGTCCCCCAGACACCTGGGTCCCCAGGGCTGATGGCATCTGCCGTaggtggctggagagcagaagTACCACCCCGAGTGCTTCATCTGCCTCAACTGCCACACGTTCATCGGGGATGGAGACACCTACGCGCTGGTGGAACGCTCCAAGCTCTACTGGTATGTCCCAGCCTGCATGGGTGGGGGCTGGCACGGGACATGtgcaccccccagcacccacctgcctCCTTCCGGCCCCACAGCGGGCACTGCTATTACCAGATGGTGGTGACACCGGTCATCGAGCAGATCCTGCCAGACTCGCCGGCTGCCCGCATCCCTCACACCGTCACCCTCgtctccatccctgcctgctctgatGGCAAACGTGGCTTCTCTGTCTCCATCGACCAGGGCTGTGGCACCGAGCACCCCTGCACCGTTCGTGTCCGAGAGTGCgtctgtgtcccctccccgAGGCTGCTGGGATCCTCCCCACAGAGGCctttggggtgggagggggagggatgggTCTGGCATCAGCTGGGGGTTGCCAGAGGGATCCGTGATGGCCATCGGGGTGGTTTGGGGCTTGACAGGTTGGTACTGTCCTATCTGAAAGAGCTGGCACTGGGCTGGAGTGTTTCTGTACGCTTGGGATCCCTCGTGGGCACTGTGCCAGCATGTCCCCACCAGCAGGGGTGACGTGTGGGTACTGTAACTGCATGTCTCCATCCCAGAGGGATGACTCATGGGTACCGTGATGGCGTGTCCTCATCAAGCAAGGGTGACTCCTGGGCATTGGGCCTGCGTGTTCTTGGCTAGCAGGGGTGGTTCGTGGGCAGCCCTGCTCCACATCCTCATCTTGGGTGATTCATGGGTACCATGACAGTATGTCCCCATCTCATGGAGGTGACTCTGGAGATGTGACAGGCAGTGGTGGCTGGGGAGTAGTGTCCCCACCCGTGGAGGTGTTCAAGGGGCTGAATCTTGCTGTCTTTTGGTCCTGCAGGGTGGATCCAGACTGCATCAGCCCTGACATGAAGAACTCCATCCACGTGGGCGACCGCATCCTGGAGATCAATGGCACCCCCATCAGCCACGTCCCCCTAGATGAGGTACACTGCCCCTGGGGTGTCCCCCAACCAGCACCACGCTATCCTAACCACCCTTACCCTCCTTTCCTGTCTCCAGATCGATCTCCTGATCCAGGAGACCAGCCGCCTGCTCCAGCTGACTATTGAGCACGACCCCCATGAGCCCCTCGCCCACGAGCCgggccctgcctgcagccccctgcccaccccacacAGCCCTCTGTGCTCTCCGACCCCCCAACCCTGCGGGGACCCCAGTGCCATGCGCCAGCGGACTGTTATGTAAGGCCACCAGCTCCACCACCTCTTCCACAGGTGTCCCTCTGGGTGGGGGTTGACCCTGTCCGTGTTGTCCATcccccaggaggagctgcagcacagacaaGTCCCCGGGCCCGGGCTCGGTGGGCTCACCCGTGTCCCTGCGCAAGGACATCGGGCGCTCCGAGTCGCTGCGCGTCGTCTCCCGCACCCATCGCATCTTCCGTCCCTCGGACCTGATTCACGGCGAGGTGCTCGGCAAGGGCTGCTTTGGCCAGGCCATCAAGGTGGGGCTGGGCAGCCACGAGTCtgggcacggtctcaagttgtgccaggggaggtttaggttggacattagaaagaatttctttctggagagggtgctcagccattggaatgggctgcccagggaaggggtggattctccatccctggagatatttcaaaagagcctggatgtggcactcagtgccatgggctgggaaccacggggggagtggatcaagggttggacttggtgatctctgaggtcccttccaacccagcccattctatgattctatgagtgtCATGAGTGGGAAGGTCTCAGCTCCCCGGGCTGGGGTCTCTGTCAGGATGTCTCAACCCCTGTGCTTCCTGCCAGGTGACACATCGGGAGACAGGCGAGGTGATGGTTATGAAGGAGCTGATCCGCTTCGATGAGGAGACGCAGAGGACCTTCCTGAAAGAGGTGGGTGTTCCCTTTAATCCCCCGTGGTTTGTGGGGATACACAAGAGGCATAGAGCTGTCCTGGTCCTGTCCCCAACCCTGACGTGGGATGTGAGGCATGGCACCTGGATGTGAGGCATGGCCGGGCACTATGGGGTACAGGTAGCTCTCTGCCCATCTAATGGAGAGCACAGGAGCTGTGGGGTCTGTGCAGTGGGTGTCCAGTTCCTCAAGGTGTTACAGGTATGGGGGGTCCTGCAGGTGAAAGTGATGCGCTGCCTGGAGCACCCCAACGTGCTGAAGTTCATTGGGGTGCTGTACAAGGAGAAGAGGCTCAACTTCATCACGGAGTACATCAAGGGGGGCACCTTGAGAGGCCTCATCAAGACCATGGTGAGCACTGGGGGGGCAGATcagccccaccaccaccacacagCCCTGGTGGGACTGGGGGACTCCtctgtcttctctctctcctttctctcctttctctcctttctttcctcccttctcttccttctctctcccatcCTTGCTCTGGCAaatcctccctcctgcccccaggACAGCCACTATCCCTGGAGCCAGCGGGTCAGCTTCGCCAAGGACATTGCTGCTGGCATGGTGGGTATCACCAGGGAATggatgggtgggatgggatgatGGTGGGTGGGGGACTGTGAGGTGGGGGTGCCCACCCCCCGCTCTCATCCCATCCTTTCCCCAGGCCTACCTCCACTCCATGAACATCATCCACCGTGACCTCAACTCTCACAATTGCCTGGTGCGGGAGGTGAGTCCCACCCCAGTGGGATCCTTCCTTCCATGGCCCTGGTTAGAGGTGTCAGCCCTCTGCATGGCTCCTCCCATGCCTCACCCCTCTCCATCCACCCAGAACAAGAGCGTGGTGGTAGCTGATTTTGGACTGGCACGGCTGATGGTGGACGAGAAGAACCAGCCTGAACATCTCAagaacctgaagaaaccagacCGCAAGAAAAGATACACGGTGGTGGGGAACCCGTACTGGATGGCTCCCGAGATGATCAATGGTGAGCCTGGCAGTGGTCCCAGAAGGGGGGGACAAGGTCAGCCAGGCCTCTGTCCCCAAGCAGGGGACACTTGCTGGGGTGTGCTGCATGTCCTGACCCATTTCTCCTTACAGGGAGGAGCTACGATGAGAAGGTGGACATCTTCTCCTTCGGGATTGTCCTGTGTGAGGCAAGGACTCTTGGGGCTGGGGGTCTCCAGCTGGGGTCCCGCCTTGTGGTTGGGTTCTTTTCTCATCGTATTTGGGGTCTTCCCATGGGGCTGGGGTCCCCCTGTGGTGCTGAGTCCAATCCTCCCCCCTGGTCTCTCCCAGATCATTGGCCGGGTGAGCGCTGACCCTGACTACCTGCCCCGCACCACTGACTTTGGCCTCAACATCAGGGGCTTCCTGGACCGCTACTGCCCCCCAGCTTGTCCCCCCAGCTTCTTCCCCATTGCCGTCTGCTGCTGTGACC
Above is a window of Heliangelus exortis chromosome 21, bHelExo1.hap1, whole genome shotgun sequence DNA encoding:
- the LIMK1 gene encoding LIM domain kinase 1 isoform X2 produces the protein MRLMLLCCTWRDEPMGEDEGTDLPVCASCRQGIFDGQYLQALSADWHADCFRCCECGASLSHQYYEKDGRLYCKKDYWAHFGELCHGCSEHITKGLVMVAGEQKYHPECFICLNCHTFIGDGDTYALVERSKLYCGHCYYQMVVTPVIEQILPDSPAARIPHTVTLVSIPACSDGKRGFSVSIDQGCGTEHPCTVRVREVDPDCISPDMKNSIHVGDRILEINGTPISHVPLDEIDLLIQETSRLLQLTIEHDPHEPLAHEPGPACSPLPTPHSPLCSPTPQPCGDPSAMRQRTVMRSCSTDKSPGPGSVGSPVSLRKDIGRSESLRVVSRTHRIFRPSDLIHGEVLGKGCFGQAIKVTHRETGEVMVMKELIRFDEETQRTFLKEVKVMRCLEHPNVLKFIGVLYKEKRLNFITEYIKGGTLRGLIKTMDSHYPWSQRVSFAKDIAAGMAYLHSMNIIHRDLNSHNCLVRENKSVVVADFGLARLMVDEKNQPEHLKNLKKPDRKKRYTVVGNPYWMAPEMINGRSYDEKVDIFSFGIVLCEIIGRVSADPDYLPRTTDFGLNIRGFLDRYCPPACPPSFFPIAVCCCDLDPEKRPSFSKLEQWLETLRMHLEIHLPLSSQLEQLDRVFGETHRRGEGGLPAPPR
- the LIMK1 gene encoding LIM domain kinase 1 isoform X1 — encoded protein: MSPGPLLPFPLSLLPSRQLGLGASGSGRRKVSGWGAQGVTGAWRGSPWGWGCQGAASAITRRMLAAVLTKSRVLSAGAKCCECGASLSHQYYEKDGRLYCKKDYWAHFGELCHGCSEHITKGLVMVAGEQKYHPECFICLNCHTFIGDGDTYALVERSKLYCGHCYYQMVVTPVIEQILPDSPAARIPHTVTLVSIPACSDGKRGFSVSIDQGCGTEHPCTVRVREVDPDCISPDMKNSIHVGDRILEINGTPISHVPLDEIDLLIQETSRLLQLTIEHDPHEPLAHEPGPACSPLPTPHSPLCSPTPQPCGDPSAMRQRTVMRSCSTDKSPGPGSVGSPVSLRKDIGRSESLRVVSRTHRIFRPSDLIHGEVLGKGCFGQAIKVTHRETGEVMVMKELIRFDEETQRTFLKEVKVMRCLEHPNVLKFIGVLYKEKRLNFITEYIKGGTLRGLIKTMDSHYPWSQRVSFAKDIAAGMAYLHSMNIIHRDLNSHNCLVRENKSVVVADFGLARLMVDEKNQPEHLKNLKKPDRKKRYTVVGNPYWMAPEMINGRSYDEKVDIFSFGIVLCEIIGRVSADPDYLPRTTDFGLNIRGFLDRYCPPACPPSFFPIAVCCCDLDPEKRPSFSKLEQWLETLRMHLEIHLPLSSQLEQLDRVFGETHRRGEGGLPAPPR